The following coding sequences lie in one Pseudomonadota bacterium genomic window:
- a CDS encoding serine/threonine protein kinase yields MSELTAAGSPNDQAPPSCPQCASERVEGVAFCRGCGAHIADDPLLGAQIDQRYEVLRRLGSGGMGTVYEVQHLRLKKRFALKVVRRDLGDLKGFAARFEREALATSRQEHPNCVLVTDFGHAATGELYLVMELLAGRSLTSLLNQPVAVSLALDLVRQVLLALQHAHGTGLVHRDIKADNVMLIDGPEGSTLVKVLDFGLAVPPAARGAPRPAAPAEVAGTPTYMAPEQAAGLAIDERSDLYAVGVILFYLLTGRPPFRADDPMRVLRQKTTHRAPALDEVAPGVFSRALQQLVARALAREPEQRFPSAEAMLRALDQVQRARGGGLSTASRWRSLRAIQRGGCALARAFHRWYRCSELEAAPRWSLRLRLLVRPGHGRVVLASALVGLLALSALALAGLWWWRASRIAASGVVAGGASSAATAPPMPDELAQRLATARLLIARGACREAALDLRNAVAERPTLAPLHYLFGAAKICQGEVGAALAAYRRAIHLDARYRRDARLLEDAGALLATPGARAQALAFLVEELGPGGVEPLLGAVTSNDASWRHRALGAVLRLGASRRVDWLTVWRLDLNQRTSCALQGRAVAGLRHLDDPRALRVLLDAQSPRARRRNRPRCPEVDRELAAAIAARQGLPARQGGETVAMPKGSASSSQPR; encoded by the coding sequence ATGAGCGAGCTGACCGCCGCGGGCTCGCCGAACGACCAGGCGCCGCCGTCCTGCCCACAATGTGCGAGTGAGCGCGTCGAGGGCGTTGCCTTCTGCCGCGGCTGCGGGGCGCACATCGCCGACGATCCGCTGCTCGGCGCGCAGATCGACCAGCGCTACGAGGTCCTGCGCCGCCTCGGCAGTGGCGGCATGGGCACCGTCTACGAGGTTCAGCACCTGCGGCTGAAGAAGCGCTTCGCGCTCAAGGTCGTGCGTCGCGACCTCGGGGACCTGAAGGGCTTCGCCGCGCGCTTCGAGCGCGAAGCGCTGGCGACCAGCCGCCAGGAGCACCCCAACTGCGTCCTCGTGACGGACTTCGGCCACGCGGCGACGGGTGAGCTCTATCTGGTGATGGAGCTGCTCGCGGGTCGTTCGCTGACGAGCCTGCTCAACCAGCCGGTGGCCGTCTCGCTGGCGCTCGACCTCGTGCGGCAGGTGCTGCTCGCCTTGCAGCATGCGCACGGCACCGGGCTGGTCCACCGCGACATCAAGGCCGACAACGTGATGCTGATCGACGGTCCCGAGGGGTCGACGCTCGTGAAGGTGTTGGACTTCGGGTTGGCGGTCCCGCCGGCGGCGCGTGGCGCTCCGCGACCGGCCGCCCCGGCGGAGGTCGCCGGAACGCCGACCTATATGGCGCCCGAGCAGGCCGCCGGCCTGGCGATCGACGAGCGCAGCGACCTCTATGCCGTCGGGGTGATCCTCTTCTACCTGCTGACGGGGCGACCTCCTTTTCGCGCCGACGATCCAATGCGCGTGCTCAGGCAGAAGACGACGCATCGCGCCCCCGCGCTCGACGAGGTGGCCCCGGGCGTCTTTTCGCGCGCGCTCCAGCAGCTCGTGGCACGCGCCCTCGCCCGTGAGCCTGAGCAACGCTTTCCTTCCGCCGAGGCCATGCTCCGGGCGCTCGACCAGGTGCAGCGCGCGCGCGGCGGTGGGCTCAGCACGGCGTCGCGTTGGCGCTCGCTGCGCGCGATTCAGCGCGGCGGGTGCGCGTTGGCCCGTGCCTTTCACCGCTGGTATCGCTGCTCCGAGCTCGAGGCCGCGCCGCGCTGGTCGCTGCGCCTGCGCCTGCTCGTCCGACCGGGCCACGGGCGCGTCGTGCTGGCCAGCGCGCTGGTCGGGCTGCTGGCCCTGAGCGCCCTGGCCTTGGCCGGCCTTTGGTGGTGGCGAGCCTCACGGATCGCTGCTTCGGGGGTCGTTGCCGGGGGTGCGTCGAGCGCCGCGACCGCGCCACCTATGCCCGACGAGCTCGCGCAGCGGCTGGCCACCGCGCGGCTGTTGATCGCGCGCGGCGCCTGCCGCGAGGCCGCGCTCGATCTGCGCAACGCCGTGGCCGAGCGGCCGACGCTGGCGCCGCTACACTACCTCTTCGGTGCGGCGAAGATCTGCCAGGGCGAGGTCGGCGCGGCGCTCGCCGCCTATCGCCGCGCCATTCACCTCGATGCGCGCTATCGGCGCGATGCACGCTTGCTCGAGGACGCCGGGGCCTTGCTCGCCACGCCCGGCGCGCGCGCGCAGGCGCTCGCGTTCCTCGTCGAGGAACTGGGGCCCGGCGGTGTCGAGCCGCTGCTGGGGGCGGTGACCAGCAACGACGCGAGCTGGCGCCACCGAGCGTTAGGGGCTGTCCTGCGCCTCGGTGCGAGCCGGCGCGTCGACTGGCTCACCGTCTGGCGGCTCGACCTCAACCAGCGCACCTCCTGCGCGCTGCAGGGCCGCGCGGTGGCCGGTCTGCGTCACCTCGACGACCCGCGGGCCCTGCGCGTGCTGCTCGACGCGCAGTCCCCGCGGGCGCGTCGCCGCAACCGCCCGCGCTGCCCGGAGGTCGACCGCGAGCTCGCGGCGGCCATCGCGGCGCGGCAAGGTCTGCCCGCGCGCCAAGGAGGCGAGACGGTGGCGATGCCGAAGGGGAGCGCGAGCTCCTCGCAGCCCCGCTAG
- a CDS encoding DNA translocase FtsK 4TM domain-containing protein yields the protein MTAALLTGPSLASVQFGDGRLMGPLGRMVGSALNAAFGLGAYLLVLWLLAEAVAVFAGALPSAASAAGRDRFKGGWRRSIGQLMVLLCSAMLLHLIVHPHRLAHASGGGALGEYSAELLSAVLSRPGTWIVVLGGLALSLVLSTNLSWVRLSLRLAGLLRRLGAAAHGALARVPPRLLALQRWVAQQVAYARLPPQLVAHGAGAATLPPVLRLDLEEEGDATLEDALAAFPPGGAGLGSGGLLARLRTHLRGRGMAGSGPAPLTAPQRHEAYGSGAALPIEAPRVAQAVVAADALFGTRRAEQPTSEPTSEPTSEPTSEPTSPGRARAQVERTRAQVDSAARRAVRRDQVAPGEAQPAPEAVVGAGAPAREDSARVGLTIVKPHVTPPARESAALAQPTIAAMAEPEGIDPAASGFVLSGATYQLPPLSLLQEHGAERIAIDEDAIQRQAARLTKTLADYKIFGQVTEVHPGPVVTMYEFVPAPGTRVSKVAGLSNDLAMSLHAQRVRIVAPIPGKGAIGIEVPNDRRETVSFRDIVGDEAFRGKASAPRGSSARAPLKLALGKNIAGLPVVMDLGKAPHLLVAGATGAGKSVSINAMICSLLLRCTPDEVRLILIDPKFLELSGYNGIPHLLLPVVTDPKQAAVALRWTVAEMERRYQLLAAMHVRDIVGFNRKVDRLREGHEGEDEQPTPRAAEAGGAGRHGAHDPSAGPPQRLPYLVVVIDEFADLMMCSAKDVETCVARLAQKARACGIHLIVATQRPSVDVITGLIKANFPSRVAFQVAANHDSKTILGTYGAENLLGAGDMLVLDRGVEMKRVHGAYISDDEIRAIIDWLRQQGRPIYDMDILKDDEEDEDGAAQPDEPHDELYDQALALVAESRQASISMVQRRLRIGYNRAARLVERMEREGVVGPADGVRGREVLIQHHAP from the coding sequence ATGACGGCCGCGCTGCTGACTGGGCCCAGTCTGGCATCGGTTCAGTTTGGCGACGGACGCCTGATGGGCCCCCTCGGTCGGATGGTCGGATCGGCGCTCAATGCCGCCTTCGGCCTCGGGGCCTATCTCCTGGTGCTTTGGCTGCTCGCCGAGGCGGTGGCAGTCTTTGCGGGAGCGCTTCCCTCGGCCGCCAGCGCGGCCGGCCGTGATCGCTTCAAAGGGGGCTGGCGCCGGTCGATCGGGCAATTGATGGTGCTGCTCTGCAGCGCGATGCTGCTGCACCTGATCGTCCATCCCCATCGCCTCGCGCATGCCTCCGGCGGCGGTGCGCTGGGGGAATACAGCGCCGAGCTGCTGAGCGCCGTGCTCTCGCGGCCAGGGACCTGGATCGTCGTGCTCGGCGGGTTGGCGCTGAGCCTCGTACTGAGCACCAATCTGAGCTGGGTGCGCCTCAGCCTGCGCTTGGCCGGCCTCTTGCGCCGGCTCGGGGCGGCGGCGCATGGGGCCTTGGCTCGCGTGCCGCCGCGGCTGCTCGCCCTGCAGCGCTGGGTGGCGCAGCAAGTCGCCTATGCTCGCCTGCCGCCGCAGCTCGTTGCTCATGGTGCCGGCGCCGCCACGCTCCCGCCAGTGCTCCGCCTCGACCTCGAGGAGGAGGGCGACGCGACGCTGGAGGACGCCCTGGCCGCGTTTCCGCCCGGTGGTGCCGGCCTCGGCAGCGGCGGCCTGCTGGCGCGGCTTCGCACGCATCTGCGCGGTCGTGGCATGGCCGGCTCGGGCCCGGCTCCGCTGACCGCCCCGCAGCGGCACGAGGCCTACGGCAGCGGCGCAGCTCTCCCCATCGAGGCGCCGCGCGTGGCGCAGGCCGTGGTTGCGGCGGACGCGCTCTTCGGCACGCGCCGGGCAGAGCAGCCGACGTCCGAGCCCACCTCAGAGCCGACGTCCGAGCCCACCTCAGAACCGACGTCACCGGGCCGCGCCCGCGCGCAGGTCGAGCGCACCCGCGCCCAGGTCGATTCTGCGGCGCGTCGCGCTGTTCGCCGGGATCAGGTCGCGCCAGGCGAGGCGCAGCCCGCCCCCGAGGCGGTGGTCGGCGCTGGAGCGCCAGCGCGGGAGGACAGCGCCAGGGTCGGTCTGACGATCGTCAAGCCGCACGTGACGCCCCCGGCGCGCGAATCGGCGGCGCTGGCGCAACCCACCATCGCGGCGATGGCCGAGCCGGAGGGCATCGATCCGGCCGCGAGCGGCTTCGTGTTGAGCGGGGCGACCTATCAGCTTCCGCCCCTCTCGCTGCTGCAGGAGCACGGCGCCGAGCGGATCGCCATCGACGAGGACGCGATTCAGCGCCAGGCGGCGCGACTGACGAAGACGCTCGCCGACTACAAGATCTTCGGACAAGTGACCGAGGTCCATCCGGGCCCCGTGGTCACGATGTACGAGTTCGTGCCGGCGCCGGGGACGCGCGTGAGCAAGGTCGCCGGGCTCTCGAACGACCTGGCGATGTCGCTGCATGCGCAGCGCGTGCGGATCGTGGCGCCGATTCCCGGCAAGGGCGCGATCGGCATCGAGGTCCCCAACGACCGGCGCGAGACCGTTTCGTTTCGCGATATCGTCGGCGACGAGGCCTTTCGCGGCAAGGCCAGCGCACCGCGCGGCAGCAGCGCGCGCGCGCCGCTGAAGCTGGCCTTGGGCAAGAACATCGCCGGCCTGCCGGTGGTGATGGATCTCGGCAAGGCCCCCCACCTCCTGGTGGCCGGCGCCACCGGTGCGGGTAAGAGCGTCAGCATCAACGCGATGATCTGCAGCCTGCTCCTGCGCTGCACGCCGGATGAGGTGCGCCTGATCCTGATCGACCCGAAGTTCCTCGAGCTCTCCGGCTACAACGGCATCCCCCACTTGCTCTTGCCGGTGGTCACCGACCCCAAGCAGGCGGCCGTCGCGCTGCGCTGGACGGTGGCGGAGATGGAGCGCCGTTACCAGCTGCTGGCCGCGATGCACGTGCGCGACATCGTCGGCTTCAACCGCAAGGTCGACCGCCTTCGTGAGGGGCACGAGGGCGAGGACGAGCAGCCGACACCGCGCGCGGCGGAAGCGGGCGGCGCGGGGCGCCACGGCGCTCACGACCCCAGCGCCGGGCCACCGCAGCGCCTGCCCTACCTGGTCGTGGTGATCGATGAGTTCGCCGATCTCATGATGTGCAGCGCCAAGGACGTCGAAACCTGCGTGGCGCGTCTGGCGCAGAAGGCCCGCGCCTGCGGGATTCATCTGATCGTCGCCACGCAGCGGCCCTCGGTCGACGTGATCACCGGACTGATCAAGGCGAATTTCCCGTCGCGGGTCGCCTTCCAGGTGGCCGCCAACCATGACTCGAAGACCATCCTCGGCACCTATGGCGCAGAGAACCTGCTCGGCGCCGGTGACATGTTGGTGCTCGATCGCGGCGTCGAGATGAAGCGCGTCCACGGCGCCTACATCTCGGACGACGAGATCCGCGCGATCATCGACTGGCTTCGCCAGCAGGGCCGGCCGATCTACGACATGGACATCCTCAAGGACGACGAGGAGGACGAGGACGGCGCGGCCCAGCCGGACGAGCCACATGACGAGCTCTACGACCAGGCGCTCGCCCTGGTCGCCGAGAGCCGTCAGGCCTCGATCTCGATGGTCCAGCGCCGCCTGCGCATCGGCTACAACCGCGCCGCCCGCCTCGTCGAGCGGATGGAGCGGGAGGGCGTCGTGGGTCCCGCGGACGGCGTGCGCGGGCGCGAGGTCCTGATCCAGCACCACGCGCCATGA
- a CDS encoding OmpA family protein encodes MQTRWWIWAAIAATVAGCGIPEENYNATLKDLQRCRAGLAAKRSELDRAGAARDELKLQLAAAKGDKDALARQLGATEKELQAVRQARVAADERTRTYRGLLSRLRAMIDSGQLNVKIRKGRMIVQMNDKILFDPGQTELKGEGKQALTALAGVLRDIGEREFLVAGHTDNVPIRTRRFRSNWELSAARAVEVVKFLQAESVDPRQLVAAGYSEFDPVGDNADEEGRRANRRIEIVLMPKLDELPPISE; translated from the coding sequence ATGCAGACACGCTGGTGGATCTGGGCCGCGATCGCCGCGACCGTTGCGGGCTGTGGCATCCCGGAAGAAAACTACAACGCCACGCTGAAGGACCTGCAACGCTGCCGGGCGGGGCTGGCCGCCAAGCGCAGCGAGCTCGACCGGGCGGGCGCCGCCCGCGATGAGCTGAAGCTGCAGCTCGCGGCGGCCAAAGGCGACAAGGACGCCCTCGCGCGGCAGCTCGGCGCGACGGAGAAGGAGCTGCAGGCCGTGCGCCAGGCGCGAGTCGCGGCCGACGAGCGCACCCGTACCTACCGCGGGCTGCTGTCGCGGCTGCGGGCGATGATCGACTCGGGCCAGCTCAACGTCAAAATCCGCAAGGGTCGGATGATCGTGCAGATGAACGACAAGATCCTCTTCGACCCGGGTCAAACGGAGCTCAAGGGAGAAGGTAAGCAGGCCCTGACAGCGCTGGCCGGCGTGCTGCGCGACATCGGCGAGCGCGAGTTTCTCGTCGCCGGCCATACCGACAACGTGCCGATCCGCACGCGCCGCTTTCGCTCCAACTGGGAGCTATCGGCGGCGCGGGCCGTCGAGGTCGTGAAGTTTCTTCAGGCCGAGAGCGTCGATCCGCGGCAGCTCGTCGCCGCGGGCTACTCCGAGTTCGATCCCGTCGGCGACAACGCCGACGAGGAGGGGCGCCGCGCCAATCGCCGCATCGAGATCGTGCTGATGCCCAAGCTCGACGAGCTGCCCCCGATCAGCGAGTAG
- a CDS encoding YkgJ family cysteine cluster protein, whose amino-acid sequence MRDTAIRLPDARFSCQSCGRCCTLWSVTLDAAKATALRRHDWSHVGRGDPFERNRGPGEPFRLRMVDGRCFFLDADRRCCIHSELGYEAKPEGCKAFPLHFTTVAGTSHGRLSFYCPTVTSNQGKPLRDQQRWARAVLKRAGAGAHEGALRLNQTIELSAAEVDRIERQLIRWVETPGGPVAPRLAAGAALLAELERRVAEQGKRAVAGCLAEAEQWDVGARYGPWQASGRAAQAGPVLSLFLGADCSPSPWPRLLHFFGVRFFQLGLGPLRSRLMQGRAWRRQLSGIAFDPPLGDEALLQRYFLHKLQGRRHLGGDTPLIGAFNLLVAAYGVISLLARLSAAHHGRSAVDAHDVASAVQAADLLVVEHATMLHKPLFAALIERVLASPSLAPAMFARVGPRG is encoded by the coding sequence ATGCGCGACACGGCGATCCGCCTGCCCGACGCTCGCTTCAGCTGCCAGAGCTGCGGGCGCTGCTGCACGCTCTGGAGCGTGACGCTCGACGCCGCGAAGGCGACGGCGTTGCGCCGGCACGATTGGTCGCACGTCGGTCGCGGCGATCCCTTCGAGCGCAATCGTGGGCCCGGCGAGCCCTTTCGCCTTCGGATGGTCGACGGGCGCTGCTTCTTCCTCGACGCGGACCGCCGCTGTTGCATTCACAGCGAGCTGGGCTACGAGGCGAAGCCCGAGGGGTGCAAGGCCTTCCCGCTGCACTTCACCACCGTCGCGGGCACGTCCCACGGGCGCCTCAGCTTCTACTGCCCGACGGTCACCAGCAATCAGGGCAAGCCGCTGCGCGACCAGCAGCGCTGGGCACGAGCGGTGCTCAAGCGCGCCGGAGCGGGCGCCCACGAGGGCGCGCTGCGGCTCAATCAGACGATCGAGCTGAGCGCCGCCGAGGTCGATCGGATCGAGCGCCAGCTCATCCGTTGGGTCGAAACACCGGGCGGCCCGGTAGCGCCGCGCCTGGCCGCCGGTGCCGCGCTGCTGGCCGAGCTCGAGCGGCGGGTTGCCGAGCAGGGCAAGCGAGCTGTCGCCGGCTGCCTCGCCGAGGCCGAGCAGTGGGACGTGGGGGCGCGCTACGGCCCATGGCAGGCCAGCGGGCGTGCCGCCCAGGCAGGGCCGGTGCTTTCGCTCTTCCTCGGGGCCGATTGCAGCCCCAGTCCCTGGCCACGCCTGCTGCATTTCTTCGGCGTGCGCTTCTTTCAGCTCGGGCTCGGACCGCTGCGTTCACGGCTGATGCAGGGGCGCGCGTGGCGCCGTCAGCTCTCCGGCATCGCCTTCGATCCCCCGCTCGGCGACGAGGCCCTGCTGCAGCGCTATTTCCTGCACAAGCTGCAGGGCCGGCGTCACCTTGGCGGTGATACGCCGCTGATCGGCGCCTTCAACCTGCTGGTGGCCGCATACGGCGTGATCAGCCTCTTGGCGCGGCTCAGCGCCGCGCACCATGGCCGCAGCGCGGTCGATGCCCACGACGTCGCGAGCGCCGTACAGGCCGCCGACCTGCTGGTCGTCGAGCATGCGACGATGCTGCACAAGCCGCTCTTCGCCGCCCTGATCGAGCGGGTGCTGGCATCGCCCTCGCTGGCGCCCGCGATGTTCGCGCGCGTAGGACCGAGGGGCTGA
- a CDS encoding outer membrane lipoprotein carrier protein LolA translates to MRLDRCCGWLLLLGAAASPLHAQGVEPRAAATVATVEAIVQAVQERYEGTVDLKGQFKQVYTDQLYGRSRTSYGFLFVKKPGMMRWNYASPERKAFISDGKVLWVWEPADKQAFRNPLDLRTLSTGLTFLLGAGDLRREFAIAFASAPRDRLGGPDDYVLKLTPKQPSAQLDYLVLVVRRSDHAVLESMIVNESSTNHLIFSKLVFNSRLGNARFIFRPSADTRVVEGAKLERP, encoded by the coding sequence ATGCGACTCGACCGCTGCTGCGGGTGGCTGCTGCTGCTGGGCGCCGCCGCGTCTCCGCTGCACGCGCAGGGCGTTGAGCCCCGCGCGGCCGCCACCGTCGCCACCGTCGAAGCGATCGTACAGGCGGTCCAGGAGCGCTACGAAGGCACCGTGGATCTCAAGGGCCAATTCAAGCAGGTCTACACCGACCAGCTCTACGGGCGCAGCCGCACCAGCTACGGTTTCCTCTTCGTCAAGAAGCCCGGTATGATGCGCTGGAACTACGCGTCGCCAGAGCGCAAGGCCTTCATTTCAGACGGCAAGGTGCTGTGGGTCTGGGAGCCTGCGGATAAGCAGGCCTTTCGCAACCCGCTCGATCTCCGCACGCTCTCGACGGGCCTGACCTTCCTGCTCGGTGCCGGCGACCTGCGCCGAGAGTTCGCGATCGCCTTCGCCAGCGCCCCGCGCGACCGGCTGGGCGGGCCGGACGACTATGTGCTCAAGCTGACCCCAAAGCAGCCCAGTGCCCAGCTCGACTACCTGGTGCTCGTGGTGCGCCGCAGCGACCATGCGGTGCTGGAGTCGATGATTGTCAACGAGAGCAGCACCAATCACTTGATCTTCTCTAAGCTGGTCTTCAACTCGCGCCTCGGCAACGCGCGCTTCATCTTTCGACCGAGCGCCGATACGCGCGTGGTCGAGGGCGCCAAGCTCGAGCGCCCCTGA